caattctaactcataagctacttggcccactctccgaataatcCTCGCCCAATATactgtgggctaagcttgcctttcttgccaaaccttatcacgcccttcataggagatacctttaagaatacccagtcattaacctcaaactctaagtctcgtcaccgcacatcagaatatgacttctggcgactctgagctgtcaacagtcgctcccggataagctttactttatctacggcctgctgaactaggtctggcccatgcaacccagattctccaacatcaaaccaccctataggagatctgcacttacacccatacaaagcctcgtacggagccatccggatactggagtggtaactattattatatgcatactcgacaagaggtagatgtccatcccaacttcttttaaaatccaacacacatgctcgtaacatatcctcgagcatctgaattgtgcgcttggcttgtccatcagtctatgaatgaaaagctgtgctgagattcacctgagtccctagacctctctgaaatgacctccaaaaatgtgttgtaaattgaaccccacggtcagatataatatatactggtactccgtgtagccgcactatctccttaatatataactttgcataatcttctgctgtatatgtagatctgactggtagaaaatgagctgatttagcgagcctatcgactatcacccatatagaatcgaacttacgatgagaacgaggtaaacccgtaacaaagtctatgtttatcgcctcccatttccatgtcagGATCTCTATAGTCTACATTAGCCCTACGGGCTTCTGATGCTCTattttcacctgctggcaactaggacactgggtGACAAACTCAATAATGTTCTTCtttatatcattccaccagtacacatccttaatgtcatgatacatcttcgtcgacccaggatgaatggagtaccacgaataatgtgcctctgacataatcttgtcttgtagccctgctacatctggaacatacaaacgacccctatatctgagaaccccatctcccttgagctctaacaatggattcttctgctgcggaactcgctctctcaactcgactaactctgggtcatcgtactgcctttccttgacttcagctatgagagatgattttgcagtgttttggagtacaactccaccatcgtcagaatctactaaccgaacccccaaacaagccaattgatgaatctctctagttaattgtcttttctcggcctttacatgtgctaagctacccatagatcggcgacttaaggcgttTACTACAACATTaactttccctggatggtagagaatattaacatcataatctttaaataactcaagccatcgcctatgtcgcaaattcaactctttttgcttgaatatatattgcagacttttatgatcggtaaatacatcaacatgaacaccatataaataatgccgccatatcttaagtgcatggacaaccgcagctaactcgagatcgtgggttggataattcttctcgtgcttccttaactgccttgaagcataagcaattaccttcccatgttgcatcaggacacatcctaacccaacacctgaggcatcacaatacacgacataaccctttggaccctctggaagtgttagaactggcgctgaggtcaacctgttcttaagctcttggaaacttcgctcgcaagcctccgtccactgaaacttagttgatttctgcatcaacttcgtcaatggtgccgaaagggaagaaaaaccctctacgaacctccggtagtatcctgctaagcctagaaagctacgaacctctgtcggagtagtaggtctaggccaagatttcacggacctcaatcttttgagtgtctacctttataccttcatcggatacaatatgccccaagaatgctatagacttcaaccagaactcacatttagaaaacttagcatacaacttatgatcacggagggtttggagtaccgctcgcaagtggtccacatgctcatcctctgaacttgaatagaccagaatatcatcaataaatactatcacgaacagatctaaaaatggccagaataggctattcatcaagtccataaatatggcgggtgcattcgtcaacccgaaggacatgacaaggaactcgaagtggccatatcgggtcctgaaggctgtcttcggaatttTTTTTCTCCTGAACTCTAACATGGTGGTATCCcgatctcaaatctatctttgaaaataatctagccccctgcaactgatcaaacaagtcattaatccttggaagtggatacttattcttaatagttaccttgttcagctgcctataatcgatacacatcctcaacgagccatctttcttccgcacaaagagtaccggtgcatcccaaggtgaggtactgggcctgatgaaacctttctccagcaaatcttttaactgctccttcaactcctttaattcggcAGGTTCCATTCTATacagagggatggatattggttgagttcctggaagcaaatcgatgctaaaatcaatctctcgctctggaggaatacccgGAAGCTCAtcaggaaacacatctgcatactcattgactacgggaatagattGAAGTGTagatatctcagcatctgcatctcttactcgcacaatatgataaatgcacccttttgcaatcattttcctcgccttcagataggaaataaacttACCTCtaggtgtcgctgtattacctacccattcaaggactgcctcacctggaaaatgaaatctggctgcctttgctcggcaatcaactgtagcATAGCAagctgacaaccagtccatgcccatgatagcatcaaaatccatcatctctaactcaactaggtcagctgaggtctgacgactacaaactatCACCGTACAatctcggtaaacccgtctagcaataatcaattctccgaccggtgtagataccgcaaaaggatcacttagtatttcaggcactataccaaattccccgcgacaaatggggtaatatatgataaaatAGATCCccggtctatcaaggcataagcatcgtgagagcaaatagtcaatatacctgtcacaacgtctggtgaagactcctggtcctgtcgacctgcTAAAGCATAAATATGGTTCTAATtaacacctgaactggaacctctacctctgcctcgacctctaccagacGAAGATTGAGACTCGCACCCagaaggatgcacagacatagatgatcctgtcgttgaacttgctggttgtgccatacccccagaatctctatttgggcaatatcggatcatatgccccggacgcccacatgtataacaagcatcagaacctgctcggcattggcccaagtgtcctataccacagatgtcacaccacgGCAGAAATGACCATGTCTCCCTTGAACCTCGTTGTCATTGCAAaaccgacgcccgtgagctctcacctggtcctaactgagtatagcggtcatacatgtaaccctgtaactgaggtggcagaggcctaggtggccgtccgaagtactggggcctataactaccctgagactgctcctgagacctaggaaatctcatcctcttacgctgcccttGCTCGGTCCTCTCTTTACCCTGCtgtcgacgcctacccctttctatattttgagcgaatgcctgaatccgggagatatccatattatcatgcaatgcagcggtggcatatgcctcggtcaactctagggctaaccctgctataaacctgtggatcctgtcacgcatagtagcaactatagatggtgcatatctggctaatgagtcaaaacggagactatactctcgaacactcatattgccctgcttaagggctagaaactgatcgacccgagcctgtcggatctcctacggtaagtactggtcaaggaaagcatctgaaaaattctcctaactagctggaggtgcatcacgtgccctggacctctcccatccctcgtaccaaaggatggctatatctcggagtcgaaaagttgTTAGTTCAACTACTTCTTTCTCTGTGTCAtacataacccgaaagatcctatgaagctgatctatgaaatcatgcgggtcctccctctgatctgaccccgtaaactctgggggactcaaagcaataaactctcggacccttgaactcccagatccctcagaagatcctgcactagctgatgccctagcttgttgctgggtagctaccaattgtatcaacaaatacaccgcactcctcaagtcctgatctggtggaagtggagggggaactggatgtacgGTATCCCTATGAATCttctcaggtggtggaggagccggtaatggctgagtaggggtctcgccttgggcctcagactgggacccatctactgggggtaccctactggtcccctcacctgttgttgtatctcccctctggctagccgtagtcttcctagtcaccgtcatctgtgtatgAAAACAcgaacacgtaagtttaactcaaatttcctataactcagttctacagcacgaattagatttgaaagaagggtaaccaactcctaaaatGCCCTGTAGCTCCCTGcatatataatgtggtgcacaacacatatataaacaagatcctactagacacggcttgtagactccttgggatagaactgctctgatatcaagtttgtcacgccccgacctgggagcgagactggcacccggtgcctcaactaacctagtgtaccaaattgcgactaagggactctgaacatataatgtcataatttggccaaggggccaccttgcaagacaatttgcgaagtaaaatataaaactgaatggaaactagcgctaactaaacatcaatataaagttgagccgacaaggccgtcataactactacaactgacaaaccaccaaaatatacataccaggcctacaagcccaacataataCACTAACTGAGaggatatatctacaagcctctactgatagatatattgtgatcagaacagggccccgacctacccataatatatataaatacatacagaagatgtacacgaaaacctagacccgataact
This sequence is a window from Nicotiana tomentosiformis chromosome 5, ASM39032v3, whole genome shotgun sequence. Protein-coding genes within it:
- the LOC138891909 gene encoding uncharacterized protein, producing MDISRIQAFAQNIERGRRRQQGKERTEQGQRKRMRFPRSQEQSQGRQDQESSPDVVTVPEILSDPFAVSTPVGELIIARRVYRDCTVIVCSRQTSADLVELEMMDFDAIMGMDWLSACYATVDCRAKAARFHFPGEAVLEWVGNTATPRGKFISYLKARKMIAKGCIYHIVRVRDADAEISTLQSIPVVNEYADVFPDELPGIPPEREIDFSIDLLPGTQPISIPLYRMEPAELKELKEQLKDLLEKGG